From the genome of Aggregicoccus sp. 17bor-14:
TGAGCAACGGCGTGACCCTCACGGGCCAGAGCGCCGCGACTGGCGCGAACGTCTACTACACGCTGGCCGTCCCGGCGGGCGCCACCAACCTGAGCATCAAGATCAGCGGCGGCACGGGTGACGCGGACATGTACGTGCGCTTCGGCTCGCAGCCCACCACCACCACCTACGACTGCCGCCCGTACCTCACCGGCAACGCCGAGACCTGCACCTTCGCGGCGCCCAGCGCGGGCACCTACTACATCATGCTCAACGCCTACTCGGCCTTCTCCGGCGTGAGCATCGTGGGCTCGTACACCGCGGGCGGCGGCACCGACACCACGCCGGTGCTGACCAACGGCGTGCCCGTGTCGAACATCTCCGGCGCGACCGGCTCTTCGCAGTACTGGAAGATCTCGGTGCCGTCGGGCCGTCCCTCGCTCACCGTGAAGATCAGCGGTGGCACGGGCGACGCGGACCTCTACGTCCGCTCCGGCGCGAAGCCCACCACGACCACCTACAACTGCCGCCCGTACCTCACCGGCAACGCGGAGACCTGCACCATCAGCGCTCCGGCCGCCGGCGACTGGTACATCATGCTCAACGCGTACAGCGCGTACTCGGGCGTGACGCTGTCCGGCACCTACTAGCCCGGTCCGTGACCTGAAGTCCTGCGGCGCCCGGTGGCCCTCGTGGCCCCGGGCGCCGCTCGTTTTTCGCCGGCGACAACCTCAGCCCTGCGCGGGCAGCCACGCCTCGAGCAGCGCCACGGCGCGCGCGCCCACCGCGTCGGCCTGGAGGCTGCGCTCCTCCGGGTCCTCGCGGTCCGCGCTCAAGGTGAGGCGCAGGTGCTCGCGGGGCGCGGCCTCGGGCACGCGGTCCAGCCACTCCACCAGCACCGCGCCGTCCGCGCCCACCAGGTCGTGGAAGCCCGTGGCGTAGAGCTCGTCCGCGTCCGCGAGCCGGTAGAGGTCCGCGTGGTAGAGCGGCACGCGGCCCCGGTACGGATACACGATGGCGAAGGTGGGGCTCGCGACCTCGGAGCGGTCCACCTCCGCGCCCTCCGCCACTCCGCGCACGAAGTGCGTCTTGCCCGCGCCCAGGTCCCCCACCAGCCCCACGAAGTCGCCCGGCTGCAGCAGGCGCCCGAGCCGCACGCCGAGCGCGTGCGTCTGCTCGGGAGAGCCCGAGACGAGTGTGCGCGAGCGCGTGGGGAGCGTCATCGCTGCCACCCCACCCAGAGCTCGCACAGCCCCTCGAGCAGGTCGCGCGCGAGCAGCCCCGCCTGTCCCCGGCGTCGAGCCGCGAGGTCTCCCGCGGCCCCGTGCGCGTACACCGCGGCCCACGCGGCGACCGCGGGCTCGAGCCCCTGCGCGAGCAGCGCGCCGGTGAGGCCCGAGAGCACGTCCCCTGCCCCGCCGGTGGCCATGCCGGCGTTGCCGGTGGGGTTCACGTACACGCGCCCGTCCGCGAGCGCGGTGAGGGTGCGCGAGCCCTTGAGCACCAGGGTGACGCCGTGCGCGCGCGCGAAGTCCCGCGCCACCTGCACGCGCGCCGCCTGCACCTGCTTCGTGGGCTGCCCACACAGGCGCGCCATCTCGCCCGGGTGCGGGGTGAGCACCAGCGGCCCCTTCGCGCGCGCGAGCACGGAGAGATCCTCGGAGACGGCGTTGAGCGCGTCTGCATCCAGCAGCGCGGGCGCCTCCACGCGCGAGAGCAGCTCGCCGAGCAGCGCCGCGGTCCCGGGCCCGCGCGGTAAGCCCGGCCCCAGCACCAGCGCATCCTTGCCCTCGGCCGCCGCGAGCAGCGCGTCCAGGTGCTCGGGCCCCAGCGCCGCCCCCGCCGGCAGCGGCACGCCCATCAGCTCGGGCGCGTGCGCGAGCACCGCGTCCAGCGCGTCCGCCGGCGTGGCCACGGTGACGAGGCCCGCGCCCCCGCGCAGCGCCCCCTGGCCCGAGAGCGCGGCAGCCCCCGACTTGCCCCGGCTGCCCGCCACCACCAGCACGTGGCCGAAGGTGCCCTTGTGCGTGTCCGCCTCGCGCGCCGGGAAGGCCGCGAGCACGTCCGCGGCCTCCACCAGGTGCGCGCTCTCTCCGGCGAGGCGCTCGAGCACGCCCGCGGGCAGCCCGATGTCCGCGACCGAGAGCTCGCCGGAGCGCGCTGCCCCCGGCTGCAGCACCTGTCCCAGCTTCGCGGCGCCGAAGGCCACCGTGAGGTCCGCCTGCACGCAGGGCTCGAAGGCCTGGCCCGAGTCGCTGTGCAGCCCGCTGGGCAGGTCCGCGCTGACCACCTTCGCCCCGGCCTCGCGCTGGCGCTCGAGCCAGCGGATGGCCTCGGCGAAGGGGCCCTCCGGAGCGCGGCTCAAGCCCGTGCCCAGCAGCGCGTCCACCGCGACGTCCCCCTCGCGGAGCGGCGCGAGCGCCTCGAGCGCGAGCGCCTCGCCCCCGGCGCCCTCGAGCACCTCGAGGTTGCGCGCGGCCTCGGCGGAGAGCCGCGCGCGCTCCCCCACCAGCGCGAGCTCGGCGCGCACGCCGCCGGCGAGCAGCAGGCGCGCGGCCACCCACCCGTCGCCGCCGTTGTTGCCGGGACCGCAGAGCAGCGCCACGCGGCCGCCGGGGCGCAGCAGGCCGCGCACCGCCTCGGCGAGCGCGCGGCCGGCGCTCTCCATCAAGAGTGCACTGGAGACGCCGAGCGCCGCGGCGCGCCCCTCCGCCTCGCGCATCTGGGCCGCAGTGAGCACCGGCTTCATGGCTCAGCCCTCCCCGGGAAGCTGCTGCAACACCACCGTGGCCGCGGCGACGCCCGCGTCGTGCGTGAGCGAGAGCAGCGCGCCCAGGCGCCGCTCGGCCATCACCCGCGCGGCCACCCCCGTCAGCACGAAGCCCGGCGCTCCGCCTGCGCGCACGACCTCCATGTCCCGCCAGCGGATGCCGGGCGGAGCCCCGAGCGCCTTGACCAGGGCCTCCTTCGCGGCGAAGCGCGCGGCGTAGGCGCCCGCGGCGTCCGCGCGCGCGCTGCACAGGGCGCGCTCCGCGTCCGTGTAGACGCGCTCGAGGAAGCGCTCGGCGCGCGGACCCTCGAGGATCTTGCGCATGCGCTCGATGGAGCAGATGTCCAGGCCGAGGCCGACGACTGCCATGGGCTCACCCCGGGTGGTTCATCAGCTCGAGCATCTCGCGCACCGCGCGCTCGAAGCCCACCAGCACCGCGCGCGCCACGATGGCGTGGCCGATGTTCAGCTCGTCGATCTCGGCGATGCGCGCGATGGGGCGCACGTTGTCGTAGTTGAGCCCGTGGCCTGCCGCCACGCCCATCCCCAGCTTCGCCGCGCTCTTGGCCGCATCCACGATGCGGGCGAGCTCGCGGGCGCGCTCCTTCTCGTTGCGCGCCTCGCAGTAGCGCCCCGTGTGCAGCTCGATGCGGTCCGCGTTCACCTTGTGGCAGGCGCGCACCTGGTCGAGGTCCGGGTCCACGAAGAGCGAGACGGAGATCTCCCCGTCCTTGAGGTTCTTGATGATGCGGGCAATCGCATCGCGCTGGCCCGCCACCTCGAGCCCGCCCTCGGTGGTGAGCTCCTCGCGCCGCTCGGGCACCAGCGTCACCACGTCCGGCTTGTGCTCGTAGGCGATCTTCACCATCTCCGGGGTGGCCGCCATCTCGAGGTTGAGCAGCGTCTGCACCGTCTCGCGCAGCACGCGCAGATCGCGGTCCTGGATGTGGCGGCGGTCCTCGCGCAGGTGGATGGTGATCTGCCCCGCCCCGGCCAGCTCTGCCATGGCGGCCGCCGTCACCGGATCCGGATACGTGGTGCGGCGCGCCTGCCGCAGCGTCGCCACGTGGTCCACGTTGACACCCAGTCGCTGTCCCATACGCCCTGCTCTCCCTGTGAACGGAGCCCGGGCGAGGAGGGCCCGCGCCCGAGCCCCCTTCTATTGGGGCCCGGGGACGGGAAGTCAACTAGCGGTTGAGTGCAGAGGAGAGCGCGTCCGCGATCTCCTTCGCGTACGCCTCGTTGCGGGCCGCATCCAGGCCCTCGATCAGCACGCGCGCCTTGGGCTCGGTGCCGCTGAAGCGCACCAGCACGCGCCCGTCGCTGCCGAGCCGCTGCTCCACGGCGCGGATGCACTTCATGACCTCGGGCAGCTCGCCCAGCTCGCGGCGCTGCTTCACCACCACGTTGAGCAGCGTCTGCGGGACGGGCTCGAAGATGGAGGCGAGCTCGCTCAGGGGCTTGCCCTGGCGGCACATCACCGCGAGCAACTGCAGCGCGGCGAGCGTGCCGTCGCCCGTGGTGGCGTGGTCGAGGAAGAGCAGGTGCCCGCTCTGCTCGCCGCCGAGGTTGTAGCCGTTCTTGCGCATCTCCTCGACGACGTAGCGGTCGCCGACGCGGGTGCGCGCCACCTTGACGCCCCAGCGCGCCACCGCGCGCTCGAGGCCGATGTTGCTCATCACGGTGGCCACCAGCGTCTTCTTCTTCAGCTCCTTGCGCGCCACGAGCTCGCCCGTGCAGATGGCCATGATGGCGTCGCCGTCCACCACCTTGCCCTTCTCGTCCACGACGATGAGGCGGTCGGCGTCACCGTCCAGGGCGATGCCCACGTGCGCGCCGTGCTTCACCACCGCGCGCGCGAGGTTCTCCGGGTGCAGCGCGCCGCACTTGTGGTTGATGTTGCGGCCGTCCGGCTCCACGCCGAGCGTGATCACCTTGGCGCCCAGCTCGCGCAGCACCTCGGGCGCGGTCTTGTAGGCGGCGCCGTTGGCGCAGTCGACCACGATGGTCATCCCCTCGAGCGTGAGCTCGCGGGGGAACGCGGTCTTGAGGAAGACGATGTAGCGGCCGCGCGCGTCGTCGAGGCGCTCGGCGCGGCCGATCTTGGTCGCGGTGGGCCGGATGGCATCGATGGCGCCGCTCGAGATGAGCTCCTCGATCTTCGCCTCGGTCTCGTCCGGCAGCTTGAAGCCATCGCGCCAGAAGAACTTGATGCCGTTGTCCTGGTAGGGGTTGTGCGAGGCCGAGATGACGGCGCCCGCGTCCGCGCGCATGGACGTGGTGATGTTGGAGATGCCCGGCGTGGGCAGCGGGCCCACCAGCGCCACGTCCACGCCCATGGAGGTGATGCCGGCGGCGAGC
Proteins encoded in this window:
- the tsaE gene encoding tRNA (adenosine(37)-N6)-threonylcarbamoyltransferase complex ATPase subunit type 1 TsaE, which encodes MTLPTRSRTLVSGSPEQTHALGVRLGRLLQPGDFVGLVGDLGAGKTHFVRGVAEGAEVDRSEVASPTFAIVYPYRGRVPLYHADLYRLADADELYATGFHDLVGADGAVLVEWLDRVPEAAPREHLRLTLSADREDPEERSLQADAVGARAVALLEAWLPAQG
- the glmM gene encoding phosphoglucosamine mutase; this encodes MAYRMNATAKEERASQKLFGTDGVRGVANVYPMTAEVAMQLGRALAHLIRNGPHRHKVIIGKDTRLSGYMLEQALAAGITSMGVDVALVGPLPTPGISNITTSMRADAGAVISASHNPYQDNGIKFFWRDGFKLPDETEAKIEELISSGAIDAIRPTATKIGRAERLDDARGRYIVFLKTAFPRELTLEGMTIVVDCANGAAYKTAPEVLRELGAKVITLGVEPDGRNINHKCGALHPENLARAVVKHGAHVGIALDGDADRLIVVDEKGKVVDGDAIMAICTGELVARKELKKKTLVATVMSNIGLERAVARWGVKVARTRVGDRYVVEEMRKNGYNLGGEQSGHLLFLDHATTGDGTLAALQLLAVMCRQGKPLSELASIFEPVPQTLLNVVVKQRRELGELPEVMKCIRAVEQRLGSDGRVLVRFSGTEPKARVLIEGLDAARNEAYAKEIADALSSALNR
- a CDS encoding NAD(P)H-hydrate dehydratase, with the translated sequence MKPVLTAAQMREAEGRAAALGVSSALLMESAGRALAEAVRGLLRPGGRVALLCGPGNNGGDGWVAARLLLAGGVRAELALVGERARLSAEAARNLEVLEGAGGEALALEALAPLREGDVAVDALLGTGLSRAPEGPFAEAIRWLERQREAGAKVVSADLPSGLHSDSGQAFEPCVQADLTVAFGAAKLGQVLQPGAARSGELSVADIGLPAGVLERLAGESAHLVEAADVLAAFPAREADTHKGTFGHVLVVAGSRGKSGAAALSGQGALRGGAGLVTVATPADALDAVLAHAPELMGVPLPAGAALGPEHLDALLAAAEGKDALVLGPGLPRGPGTAALLGELLSRVEAPALLDADALNAVSEDLSVLARAKGPLVLTPHPGEMARLCGQPTKQVQAARVQVARDFARAHGVTLVLKGSRTLTALADGRVYVNPTGNAGMATGGAGDVLSGLTGALLAQGLEPAVAAWAAVYAHGAAGDLAARRRGQAGLLARDLLEGLCELWVGWQR
- a CDS encoding pyridoxine 5'-phosphate synthase, whose amino-acid sequence is MGQRLGVNVDHVATLRQARRTTYPDPVTAAAMAELAGAGQITIHLREDRRHIQDRDLRVLRETVQTLLNLEMAATPEMVKIAYEHKPDVVTLVPERREELTTEGGLEVAGQRDAIARIIKNLKDGEISVSLFVDPDLDQVRACHKVNADRIELHTGRYCEARNEKERARELARIVDAAKSAAKLGMGVAAGHGLNYDNVRPIARIAEIDELNIGHAIVARAVLVGFERAVREMLELMNHPG
- a CDS encoding holo-ACP synthase gives rise to the protein MAVVGLGLDICSIERMRKILEGPRAERFLERVYTDAERALCSARADAAGAYAARFAAKEALVKALGAPPGIRWRDMEVVRAGGAPGFVLTGVAARVMAERRLGALLSLTHDAGVAAATVVLQQLPGEG